A region of the Roseobacter denitrificans OCh 114 genome:
CCCTCAATCAGGCCGGGGATATCCGCCACGACAAATTCCGTGTTGTCGACACCCACAACGCCAAGGTTCGGATGTAGCGTTGTAAAGGGATAATCCGCAATCTTGGGGCGCGCATTCGAGGTCGCCGCCAGAAAGGTCGATTTCCCCGCATTGGGCAGACCGAGCAGGCCCACATCCGCGATCAATTTCAGGCGCAGCCACAGCGTTCTTTCGACACCGTCCTGACCGGGATTACTGCGCCTCGGGGCCTGATTGGTCGAGGATTTGAAATGCAGATTGCCAAAACCCCCGTTGCCCCCACGTGCCAGTTGCACCCGTTGGCCAACCTCGGTCAGGTCGCATATGACGGTTTCCTGATCCTCGTCGAGGATTTCGGTGCCCACGGGAACGCGCAATACAATGTCGTCGCCGTCTTTGCCCGTGCGCTGCCGGCCCATGCCCGGCTGCCCGTTCTTGGCAAAGAAATGCTGTTGATAGCGAAAATCAATCAAGGTGTTGAGCCCGTCAACAGCTTCGGCCCAGACCGAGCCGCCAGTGCCCCCATCGCCGCCGTCAGGACCACCGTATTCGATATATTTTTCGCGCCGGAAGCTGACACAACCGCCCCCGCCCGCGCCGG
Encoded here:
- the obgE gene encoding GTPase ObgE → MKFLDLCKVYIRSGAGGGGCVSFRREKYIEYGGPDGGDGGTGGSVWAEAVDGLNTLIDFRYQQHFFAKNGQPGMGRQRTGKDGDDIVLRVPVGTEILDEDQETVICDLTEVGQRVQLARGGNGGFGNLHFKSSTNQAPRRSNPGQDGVERTLWLRLKLIADVGLLGLPNAGKSTFLAATSNARPKIADYPFTTLHPNLGVVGVDNTEFVVADIPGLIEGASEGRGLGDLFLGHIERCAVLLHLFDGTSETLIEDYHTIIGELEAYGVGLADKPRITVLNKIDALDEERRAMALKQLNNVCGGGVMAMSGVAGDGVTDVLRKLRGEISDEPLRHKPVEEKEPWRP